Sequence from the Thermomicrobiales bacterium genome:
CTACCTGCTCGTCAAGCGCGACCTCGTGCGTGTTGTCGGCGGCATTCTCCTGATGTCCAACGCGGCGAACCTGTTTATCGTATCGACCGGCCTCACGCGCGGTCGCGAGCCGATCTACCCGCTGGAACCTGGCGTCACCGTCAGTGATCCGCTCGTGCAGGCGCTGGTGCTGACGTCGATCGTCATCACGTTCGGTACGGCGGCTGTTGTCCTTGGCCTGGTCTATCAGGTCTATCGTGGCACGACGTCGGAGGCGGTTGAGCCGGAGCCGGAGAATCCACCGACGACGTGGGAGACGGAGGATCGATGAGCGACGGCGCATTGCTGCTCCTGCCGTTGGGGATCGCCTGGTTCGCGGCGCTCCTGCTCTCGCCGCTCGACGGACGCCGTCGCTGGGTGGGCTGGTTCGCAGTCTCTGCGCTCGGCGCTGGTCTGGCGGCCTGGGTCTGGCTGGCGGTGCGTGTCTGGCGCTCCGGCCCGGTCGAGATGATCGCCGGAAACTGGGGGCCGGGCGTCGGTATCCGTCTGCGAGCTGACGAGCTCGGCATCGCGTTCGCGCTCGTCTCCATCATCGTCCTGCTCGCGGCGCTCGTCTACGAGGTCCTCGGCGGCGTTCACGAGCGCGCACTCCCGGAACTGGTCCTGTTCATGGCGACTGGCCTGACCGGTGTCTTCATGACCGCCGACATCTTCAATTTTTATGTCTTCTTCGAGATCGCGATGATCTCGTCGTTCGTGCTGGCCAGCTACGGCACGGAGGCTCGTCACTATCGCGCGGCGCTGACGTTTACGCTGGTCAACGTGCTCGGTTCGGTTGTCTTCCTCTCCGGTATTGCTTCCCTCTATCACCTGACTGGCACACTGGATATGGACGCCGTCGCCATTCGCGCTGCCGATGCTTCGTCCGGGTCAGTCATGCTGACCGCCGTCCTCATCTTCGTTGCCTTCGGGCTGAAGTTGGGCCTCTTCCCATTCCACGCCTGGGTGCCGCTGGTGTATCGCGACACATGGCCGGCCGTCGCGGCGATCCTCAGCGCGGCGCTGGCCAATATCGGCAGCTACGGTCTGCTGCGCTTCGGTGCCGGCCTGCTGCCGCGTGAGCTGGATCTGACGGCCGGCGGCATCATCCTGCTCGGCAGCCTGAGCATCATCTACGGCGCGATACAGGCGATCGGTGCGCGCACGGGGAGCGAGGTGATCGCCTGGTCGTCGATCGGACAGGTTGGCTACATCCTCGTCGCCATCGGCATCGGTGGAAAGATCGGCCTCGAAGCAGCCGTGCTCTACGCGCTCATCAATGCGCTGAACAAGCTGGTGCTGTTTCTGGCCATTGGCCTGCGCGGCTGGCTGGTTGGCGCATCTGTCGCGGTCGCCGCATTCAGCGTGGCGGGCGTCCCGCCGACAGCCGGATTCTTCGGCAAGCTCGACATCTTCCGCGCCAGCGTGGATGCAGGCCGAAATGCGCTTGTCGTGCTGGTCATCGTCGGTGGCGCGTTGTCTCTGGTCTACATGTTCCAGTTCTATCAGCATCGCTTCTGGATGAAGACTGCCGACGAGTCGGTCAGT
This genomic interval carries:
- a CDS encoding NADH-quinone oxidoreductase subunit K; translation: MILALALAVAVLFGSGAYLLVKRDLVRVVGGILLMSNAANLFIVSTGLTRGREPIYPLEPGVTVSDPLVQALVLTSIVITFGTAAVVLGLVYQVYRGTTSEAVEPEPENPPTTWETEDR